One window from the genome of Pyrobaculum ferrireducens encodes:
- a CDS encoding ABC transporter ATP-binding protein yields the protein MTLLKVENVVKKFGGLRALDGVSFELGRGEFVAVVGPNGSGKTTLLNVINGVYKPDEGRVVFEGRDVTDMPPYKRARLGISRAFQVPRPFPELTVLENVVVGAIFNGGYGKEEAVRVAEEALRFVKLYEKRHQLAGKLTFNELRLLELARALAGRPKLLLLDEVMAGLTPTEIDEMAALLRRLSDERGISAISMVEHRMRAVAQLADRVIVMHQGRIIAEGPPEKALSDPRVVEVYLGKPWR from the coding sequence ATGACGTTGCTGAAGGTGGAGAACGTGGTGAAGAAATTCGGCGGCCTGCGGGCGCTGGACGGCGTTAGTTTTGAGCTCGGGAGGGGGGAGTTCGTGGCGGTGGTTGGGCCAAACGGCTCTGGCAAGACCACTCTCCTCAATGTGATAAACGGCGTGTACAAGCCCGATGAGGGGCGTGTGGTTTTTGAGGGCCGCGACGTGACGGACATGCCGCCTTACAAGCGGGCGAGGCTGGGCATCTCGCGGGCTTTTCAAGTGCCCAGGCCTTTTCCAGAGCTGACTGTTCTGGAGAACGTGGTGGTGGGGGCTATTTTCAACGGTGGGTATGGGAAGGAGGAGGCGGTGAGGGTTGCTGAAGAGGCTTTGAGATTTGTAAAGCTGTACGAGAAGAGGCACCAGCTGGCCGGCAAGCTTACGTTCAACGAGTTGAGGCTTTTAGAGCTGGCCAGGGCTCTCGCGGGGAGGCCAAAGCTACTTCTGTTAGACGAGGTGATGGCGGGGCTTACGCCGACGGAGATAGACGAGATGGCGGCTCTGCTGAGGAGGTTGTCTGATGAGAGGGGTATATCGGCGATCTCCATGGTGGAGCACAGAATGAGGGCGGTGGCGCAGCTGGCGGATCGGGTAATCGTGATGCACCAAGGCAGGATCATAGCGGAGGGGCCGCCTGAGAAGGCCCTCAGCGACCCCAGGGTAGTGGAGGTGTATCTGGGGAAGCCATGGCGCTGA
- a CDS encoding branched-chain amino acid ABC transporter permease — MRPYIPLGIYLALMGAAFVFPEYSKLIASIAFFMALGQAVNIFVGLTGYVDFGYAAFLAMGAYGVGVTVTYWPGLGVAALPIGLALGVLLAAGLASVVGAIALRLRGAYFAIATIGVNEGVKHLIVGANIWGGGAGLILSANMFKAFGRDTALYIANVGSTILILVTALIAVVAMYIIQASRAGYALAAIRQDEDAAKVMGINPTKYKLLAFLTSASLSGLLGASYFSLGNMQVFPENVFFVEYILDGLAVMFLGGAGTVTGPIVGGLIYFGVRYLTGLVAPGTQALVTSLIVFLVVILLPKGVVGTLRERVPMLRRWLP, encoded by the coding sequence ATGAGGCCCTACATACCCCTGGGCATATACCTCGCCTTGATGGGGGCCGCCTTTGTCTTCCCGGAGTATTCAAAGCTGATTGCCTCCATTGCCTTTTTCATGGCGCTGGGCCAAGCGGTGAATATTTTTGTGGGCCTCACCGGATATGTCGATTTCGGCTACGCCGCCTTTCTTGCAATGGGCGCATACGGCGTGGGGGTCACGGTGACGTACTGGCCTGGGCTGGGCGTCGCGGCGTTGCCTATCGGCCTCGCGCTGGGGGTTTTGCTCGCGGCGGGCCTCGCATCGGTTGTGGGGGCAATAGCGTTGCGGCTTAGGGGTGCCTACTTCGCCATCGCTACGATTGGCGTAAACGAGGGGGTTAAGCACTTGATCGTGGGGGCAAACATCTGGGGGGGCGGCGCCGGGCTGATACTAAGCGCCAACATGTTCAAAGCTTTTGGGAGGGACACGGCGCTGTACATAGCCAACGTGGGATCGACCATATTGATATTAGTCACAGCTTTGATAGCGGTGGTCGCGATGTATATCATACAGGCAAGCCGGGCGGGATACGCCCTCGCCGCGATTAGACAAGACGAAGACGCCGCCAAGGTGATGGGCATAAACCCAACGAAGTATAAGCTACTGGCGTTTCTAACCAGCGCGTCGCTGTCGGGCCTCCTCGGCGCCTCGTACTTCAGCCTTGGGAATATGCAGGTGTTCCCAGAAAACGTCTTTTTCGTTGAGTACATCCTCGACGGGCTCGCGGTTATGTTTCTCGGAGGCGCCGGGACCGTGACGGGGCCAATAGTAGGCGGGCTTATATACTTCGGCGTTAGGTACCTCACGGGCTTAGTGGCGCCGGGGACGCAGGCGCTTGTCACCTCGCTGATAGTCTTCCTAGTGGTAATCCTGCTACCTAAGGGTGTGGTGGGTACGCTCAGAGAGAGGGTACCTATGCTTAGGAGGTGGTTGCCATGA
- a CDS encoding branched-chain amino acid ABC transporter permease has translation MDILPFFLTGIIIGSVYGLTTLGLSLIFGVLRVANVAHGSFIMIGAYIAYLAFISWALPPFGSALIALLVGLAAGYLVYIGVIKPLGKAELNILVALFALGALLAEVARLVWGPDFVGYRWSIGSVEVAGLQIEITKLIGAVLALVIAVALELLLRKTYFGRSIRAVVQDPVGAMVVGVDVQRVFSASAAVGIGVTTLGGVLLTLFIPVGINPYMGGPYTLIGFVIAVLGGLGSIMGAYLAGLLFGVFESVGFYVFSALGFAEPSQMALFLAFVLLLLVLLFKPTGLFRL, from the coding sequence ATGGATATACTCCCCTTTTTCCTCACAGGCATCATAATCGGTTCTGTCTACGGCCTGACCACCCTCGGCCTGAGTCTCATCTTCGGCGTGTTGAGGGTGGCCAACGTGGCCCACGGATCTTTTATAATGATTGGGGCCTACATCGCCTACCTGGCATTCATCTCGTGGGCGCTTCCGCCCTTTGGCTCCGCCCTAATAGCCCTCCTAGTGGGTCTGGCGGCCGGCTACCTTGTATACATAGGAGTCATTAAGCCGTTGGGCAAGGCCGAGCTGAACATATTAGTCGCCCTCTTCGCCCTCGGGGCGCTTCTGGCTGAGGTGGCTAGGCTCGTCTGGGGGCCCGACTTCGTTGGCTATAGGTGGAGCATCGGGTCGGTGGAGGTGGCCGGGCTCCAGATAGAGATTACGAAGTTGATCGGCGCCGTCCTCGCGTTGGTAATAGCCGTGGCTCTGGAGCTTCTGTTAAGGAAGACCTACTTCGGCAGGTCTATTAGGGCAGTGGTTCAGGACCCAGTGGGGGCGATGGTTGTCGGCGTCGACGTGCAGCGGGTCTTCTCCGCAAGCGCCGCCGTCGGTATAGGCGTCACGACCCTCGGCGGCGTGCTCCTCACCCTGTTCATCCCGGTGGGTATTAACCCCTACATGGGCGGCCCCTATACCCTAATCGGTTTCGTAATTGCGGTGCTGGGGGGACTTGGGTCTATTATGGGTGCCTACCTAGCGGGCCTCCTATTCGGCGTTTTTGAGTCTGTGGGTTTCTACGTCTTCTCGGCTCTCGGCTTCGCCGAGCCTTCACAAATGGCGCTCTTCCTCGCCTTTGTCTTGCTACTGCTCGTCCTGCTGTTTAAGCCCACGGGGCTGTTTAGGCTATGA
- a CDS encoding amino acid ABC transporter substrate-binding protein, with protein sequence MVIGTAMPISGRYAAEGQYSLWGALAVVNWINDNGGLDCGGKKVRVRLLYRDSESKLELAQSITEALVTQDKVHFLLSPYGSDLALGVSPIAEKYGVLMAVVGASSDRIFQQGFKYVLGVAAPASQYMVSVLDMVTKKDPTVKKVAILYRDSEFNRQVAEGAKAYAEKLGLQVEVYEVYPSSPKDLTPQILKVKQAAPDIILVASHFADGQLAVQQLAEQKVDAKLIALSVAPLVPDFYKALSEKAECIVGPSHWEPGVRYSPDVAKQRGVEWFGPTREEFITYFKKVAKQMGGQEVEPGYHAAWAAEGVLTILYGVQKAASVNSDKVLAALQNARFMTFFSEFKLDPKTNLNVAHSMVVIQWQSGNRVVVWPPDVAEGKLAYPSLTWDQKAAGQTCK encoded by the coding sequence ATAGTTATCGGAACGGCCATGCCTATCTCCGGCAGATACGCCGCCGAGGGGCAGTACTCCCTCTGGGGTGCCTTGGCCGTGGTTAATTGGATAAATGATAATGGTGGGCTCGACTGTGGTGGTAAGAAGGTGAGGGTGAGGCTTCTCTATAGAGATAGCGAGTCTAAACTAGAGCTGGCTCAAAGCATCACGGAGGCCTTGGTAACTCAGGACAAGGTGCACTTCCTCTTGAGCCCCTACGGCTCTGACCTCGCACTGGGGGTGTCGCCCATAGCCGAGAAGTACGGCGTCTTAATGGCTGTGGTGGGCGCATCCTCAGACCGCATATTCCAGCAGGGGTTTAAGTATGTGCTGGGCGTGGCGGCGCCGGCTAGTCAGTACATGGTTTCCGTGCTTGATATGGTGACCAAGAAGGATCCCACTGTGAAGAAGGTGGCTATCCTCTATAGAGACAGCGAGTTTAATAGACAGGTTGCGGAGGGCGCCAAGGCTTATGCCGAGAAGCTGGGCCTGCAGGTGGAGGTGTACGAGGTCTACCCGTCTTCGCCGAAGGACTTGACGCCGCAGATTCTTAAAGTTAAGCAGGCGGCCCCCGACATAATCCTAGTGGCTTCCCACTTCGCCGACGGCCAGCTGGCCGTCCAGCAACTAGCTGAGCAGAAGGTAGACGCCAAGCTCATCGCCCTGTCTGTGGCCCCCCTGGTGCCCGACTTCTACAAGGCGCTTAGTGAGAAGGCAGAGTGCATAGTTGGGCCCTCTCACTGGGAGCCCGGGGTGAGGTACAGCCCCGACGTGGCTAAGCAGAGGGGAGTGGAGTGGTTTGGGCCCACCAGGGAGGAGTTTATTACATATTTCAAGAAGGTGGCTAAGCAGATGGGCGGACAGGAGGTGGAGCCTGGCTACCACGCCGCGTGGGCCGCCGAGGGCGTCTTGACTATACTATACGGCGTGCAGAAAGCCGCGTCGGTGAATTCAGACAAGGTTCTAGCCGCTCTGCAGAACGCCAGGTTTATGACATTCTTCAGCGAGTTCAAGCTCGACCCTAAGACAAATCTCAACGTGGCCCACAGCATGGTGGTGATCCAGTGGCAGAGCGGCAATAGAGTGGTTGTCTGGCCGCCGGACGTCGCCGAGGGGAAGCTGGCGTACCCATCCCTTACCTGGGATCAGAAGGCGGCTGGACAGACCTGTAAGTAG
- a CDS encoding ATP-binding cassette domain-containing protein has translation MSPKIEISDLHVAFGNHKVLDGITHSIMDRAITALMGPSGSGKSTLLRVFNRLIELYPEAVVKGEVYLDGRDIFKMDVIELRRKVQMIFQIPNPIPNLSIFENVALGLKLNRLVNGRRELYNRVKAALEKALLWEEVKDRLNSPAGKLSGGQQQRLCVARALAFEPEVLLADEPTANLDPENTAKLEELFLNLKKDVTIILVTHFPGQAARISDYVAFLYKGRIVETGPTKEVFTNPKHELTEKYVTGKLY, from the coding sequence ATGTCGCCAAAGATAGAGATAAGCGACCTCCACGTGGCTTTTGGAAACCACAAGGTTTTAGACGGCATCACCCACTCAATTATGGACAGAGCCATAACGGCGTTGATGGGGCCCTCGGGGAGCGGCAAATCCACACTATTGAGAGTTTTCAATAGACTTATCGAGCTGTATCCAGAGGCGGTGGTCAAAGGTGAGGTTTACCTCGACGGGCGCGATATCTTTAAGATGGACGTTATAGAGCTTAGGAGGAAGGTGCAGATGATTTTTCAAATTCCAAACCCGATACCCAACCTCTCAATTTTTGAAAACGTGGCGTTGGGACTTAAGCTAAACAGGTTGGTGAATGGCAGGAGAGAGCTTTATAACCGGGTTAAGGCCGCTCTTGAAAAGGCCTTGCTCTGGGAGGAGGTTAAGGACAGGCTTAATTCCCCGGCGGGCAAGCTGTCGGGGGGTCAGCAACAGAGGCTCTGCGTCGCCCGCGCCTTGGCTTTCGAGCCGGAGGTTCTGCTAGCCGACGAGCCCACGGCTAATCTCGACCCCGAGAACACGGCAAAGCTTGAGGAGCTGTTTCTCAACTTAAAGAAGGACGTGACCATTATCCTCGTGACGCACTTCCCGGGGCAGGCGGCTAGGATAAGCGACTACGTGGCGTTTCTCTACAAGGGGCGCATCGTGGAGACCGGACCCACGAAGGAGGTGTTTACAAACCCCAAGCATGAATTAACAGAGAAATACGTCACAGGAAAACTATATTAA
- a CDS encoding PstA family ABC transporter permease, producing the protein MMARKVFNIIGLAVLTALAVLAVAPLFFIIYDVYTKGVPAIFALGGPWEFLTGIAPTPYDEKGGIGPMLVGTLYMTLLGSILGFIIGFPLGVYIGEMRREFFSKMSRAGVNVLVEFPTITIGLFVYAVMALSVEDLNRYLLEPLSGWLTAALGDWVSQFVGPLSGFSAYSGALALSIVMIPYVALLTGSAYASIEQPLREAAYSTAGREFNALFIVLRKAVSRVVLTAALIGTAKIAGETAPLLFTAFGNYYYAPFTGATAAIPLWIYYAAQSPYDVWITSAYGAAAVLLTIILTIFLIARVVAR; encoded by the coding sequence ATGATGGCCCGTAAAGTTTTTAACATAATTGGCTTGGCGGTGCTGACGGCGCTTGCCGTGCTGGCCGTGGCTCCGCTGTTCTTCATAATTTACGACGTCTATACAAAAGGCGTGCCGGCGATTTTCGCGCTCGGCGGGCCTTGGGAGTTTTTGACTGGGATAGCCCCGACGCCATACGACGAGAAAGGCGGCATCGGCCCCATGCTTGTGGGCACGCTGTACATGACGCTCCTCGGCTCTATACTTGGCTTTATCATCGGCTTCCCCCTGGGGGTCTATATCGGGGAGATGAGGAGGGAATTTTTCAGCAAGATGTCTAGGGCTGGCGTAAATGTGTTGGTGGAGTTCCCCACTATAACAATAGGTTTGTTTGTATATGCCGTCATGGCGCTGTCTGTTGAGGATTTGAATAGATACTTGCTGGAGCCGCTTAGCGGCTGGCTGACGGCGGCTCTAGGCGACTGGGTCAGCCAGTTCGTAGGGCCTCTGAGCGGGTTCAGCGCCTATTCCGGCGCTTTGGCTCTGTCGATTGTAATGATTCCGTACGTGGCTTTATTAACCGGTAGCGCATACGCCTCAATAGAGCAACCTCTGAGAGAGGCTGCGTATTCCACGGCGGGGCGGGAGTTCAACGCTTTGTTCATAGTCCTGAGGAAGGCGGTGTCCCGTGTTGTTTTGACAGCGGCGTTGATCGGCACTGCGAAAATCGCAGGGGAGACCGCGCCGCTGTTATTCACGGCGTTTGGAAACTACTACTACGCGCCGTTTACAGGGGCCACAGCCGCAATACCCCTCTGGATCTACTACGCGGCTCAGTCTCCATATGACGTGTGGATAACCTCCGCCTACGGGGCCGCTGCGGTTCTCTTGACGATAATATTGACAATATTTTTAATCGCCCGCGTCGTGGCGAGGTGA
- the pstC gene encoding phosphate ABC transporter permease subunit PstC, which yields MLGLVLFLSALVYFISVLVLLFLRVRWGLRLVGAVSLVLIAGLVILFIYEAGPILAREGFAIFLKADWDPVRESYGVLPAVVGTLMTSAIAVAMAFPLAVGITVAINEVFPRGFRNVFASLVDLTAAMPTVIYGLWGLFVLGPLLKDVVNGVSHLLVGGVVMPSSNSLFTASVLLAVMITPYMAAVMREGYATVPKPVEEAIYAVGATKFEAVLVKLRYIKQYIFGGLFLALGRAMGETVAVAMVVGGNFSRLTLNVFDSGITISSLVALQFPNAAAYQYMIPALFAAALVLAIMGLAINGVAIYLLTRGQT from the coding sequence ATGCTAGGCCTCGTATTGTTCTTGTCTGCGCTTGTCTACTTTATTTCTGTTCTTGTCCTGCTGTTCCTCAGAGTTAGGTGGGGCCTAAGGCTGGTTGGGGCCGTTTCGCTGGTCTTAATCGCTGGTTTAGTTATCTTGTTCATTTACGAGGCGGGCCCTATATTGGCTAGAGAGGGATTTGCCATATTTTTAAAGGCTGATTGGGATCCCGTTAGAGAGAGCTACGGGGTGTTGCCAGCTGTTGTGGGGACTCTCATGACATCTGCCATTGCGGTGGCGATGGCTTTCCCTCTCGCTGTAGGGATCACCGTAGCTATAAATGAGGTGTTCCCCAGAGGGTTCCGCAACGTATTTGCCTCTTTAGTAGATCTCACGGCGGCTATGCCGACTGTAATATATGGATTGTGGGGGCTGTTTGTCCTGGGGCCCTTGTTGAAGGATGTTGTCAACGGCGTATCGCATCTACTTGTGGGTGGAGTGGTAATGCCGTCGTCTAATTCGTTGTTCACAGCCTCTGTTCTGTTGGCGGTTATGATCACGCCGTACATGGCAGCAGTTATGAGGGAGGGCTACGCAACGGTTCCCAAGCCGGTGGAGGAGGCTATATACGCAGTTGGAGCTACTAAATTCGAGGCGGTGCTGGTAAAGCTTAGGTACATTAAGCAGTATATCTTCGGCGGCCTCTTCCTAGCCCTGGGCAGGGCTATGGGGGAGACCGTCGCCGTGGCGATGGTTGTGGGCGGGAATTTCTCCCGCCTCACATTAAATGTATTTGACAGTGGGATAACAATATCGTCGCTGGTAGCGTTGCAATTTCCAAACGCAGCCGCCTATCAGTATATGATACCGGCGCTCTTCGCCGCGGCCCTCGTTCTAGCAATTATGGGTCTGGCTATAAACGGCGTGGCTATATACCTGCTGACGAGGGGGCAGACATGA
- the pstS gene encoding phosphate ABC transporter substrate-binding protein PstS — MVALNLKTIAVITVAVVAVVAAVLLATTSATQPPAQQPGPPATTPTAQPPAQTYPTTTPAQPSTPTATPQQTTTPALRGAVTGGGSTFVNPQMVMWSKKFYEATGGAITVNYQSIGSGAGAAQFLEKKLDFGASDVPMPRDRYEQVAGRFVQFPVVIGSIVLVYNIPEIAYVKTGKYLNLTSELISLIYMGEIKQWCDPRIKAVNPGLADKLPCRDIIAVHRSDGSGTTAAFTLYLSLAYKPWNETVGWGYTVKWPADEKAQGSGAKGNEGVAQAVLQNAYSIGYVEFAYWYKNRDKYDKVGGVAYLKNDNDGKFYFPTAESVGEGAKAGLERYTQKYGAKPKPDADWNPVSIEFTNPPRGYPILAFTYVFLWKDYAAEGYGDAATKAALLKRFFEWVLTEGQKPEYIVEGFIPLPREVAQIGLDALKLVKP, encoded by the coding sequence ATGGTTGCATTAAACCTAAAAACGATCGCAGTAATAACAGTGGCCGTGGTCGCCGTAGTCGCCGCGGTACTACTTGCAACAACTTCTGCAACACAACCACCAGCACAGCAACCTGGGCCACCAGCTACCACTCCGACGGCCCAGCCTCCGGCACAGACGTATCCAACAACGACTCCGGCTCAACCTTCGACGCCAACCGCGACGCCGCAACAAACTACCACACCCGCCCTACGTGGGGCTGTGACTGGGGGCGGCTCCACGTTTGTGAATCCTCAGATGGTGATGTGGTCTAAGAAATTCTACGAAGCGACTGGGGGAGCCATTACGGTGAACTATCAGTCGATTGGGTCAGGTGCTGGCGCGGCGCAGTTTTTAGAAAAGAAGCTGGATTTCGGCGCCTCCGACGTGCCCATGCCTAGGGATAGATACGAGCAGGTCGCCGGCCGTTTCGTTCAATTCCCAGTGGTGATCGGGTCGATAGTGCTAGTGTATAACATTCCTGAGATTGCGTACGTGAAGACGGGTAAGTACCTCAACCTCACCTCCGAGCTTATCTCGCTTATCTACATGGGCGAGATTAAGCAGTGGTGCGACCCCCGGATAAAGGCAGTTAACCCAGGCCTCGCCGACAAACTGCCTTGTAGGGACATAATTGCGGTGCACAGAAGCGACGGCTCCGGCACCACGGCAGCTTTCACGCTGTACTTATCACTGGCCTACAAGCCGTGGAACGAGACCGTTGGCTGGGGCTATACAGTTAAGTGGCCTGCAGACGAGAAGGCACAAGGTAGCGGGGCTAAGGGCAACGAAGGCGTGGCCCAGGCTGTGTTGCAGAATGCCTACTCCATTGGGTATGTGGAATTCGCCTATTGGTATAAGAACAGGGATAAGTACGACAAAGTTGGCGGCGTCGCTTATCTAAAAAATGACAATGATGGCAAATTCTACTTCCCCACTGCCGAGTCGGTGGGGGAAGGGGCGAAGGCGGGCTTGGAGAGGTACACACAGAAATACGGCGCTAAGCCGAAGCCCGACGCCGATTGGAATCCCGTCTCTATAGAATTCACAAACCCGCCGAGGGGGTACCCCATCCTGGCCTTTACGTATGTATTCCTATGGAAGGACTACGCCGCTGAGGGCTACGGAGACGCCGCCACAAAGGCGGCTCTCCTCAAGCGGTTTTTTGAATGGGTGCTGACGGAGGGGCAGAAGCCTGAGTATATTGTCGAGGGCTTCATACCGCTTCCTAGGGAGGTGGCGCAGATAGGACTCGACGCTTTGAAATTGGTGAAGCCTTAA
- a CDS encoding haloacid dehalogenase type II encodes MGAVELRSVRVLAFDVYGTLFDLGSLVEAARGVAPDPAGFVAMWRSKQLEYALLLSMMGRYERFRVVTERALRYVSRRLGLGLGEAEMRRLLEAWLRLRPYPDVPRALPGLASRYTVVALTNGDVDMVDELLRGAGVRHHFAAIFSAEEAGVFKPSPRVYGLVARLGVQLWEVALVSSNPWDAAGAANAGLKAVYVNRHGLPPEELDAAPYLVVRDLEELAAALLG; translated from the coding sequence GTGGGGGCTGTGGAGCTTAGGTCGGTGAGGGTCTTGGCTTTCGACGTGTACGGCACGTTGTTTGACCTTGGGTCTCTTGTGGAGGCGGCGAGGGGCGTCGCGCCGGATCCTGCGGGGTTTGTGGCTATGTGGCGGTCGAAGCAGCTGGAGTACGCACTTCTGCTCTCTATGATGGGTAGGTATGAGAGGTTTCGGGTGGTGACTGAGAGGGCGCTTAGGTACGTCAGTAGGAGGCTGGGGCTTGGGCTGGGGGAGGCGGAGATGCGGAGGCTACTCGAGGCGTGGCTTAGACTCAGGCCCTACCCGGACGTGCCGAGGGCCCTGCCCGGGCTCGCTTCTCGCTATACAGTGGTGGCCTTGACGAACGGCGACGTGGATATGGTGGACGAGTTGCTGAGAGGCGCAGGGGTCCGCCACCACTTCGCCGCGATTTTCTCAGCTGAGGAGGCCGGCGTCTTTAAGCCGAGCCCGCGGGTGTACGGCCTCGTGGCGAGGCTCGGGGTTCAGCTGTGGGAGGTCGCCCTCGTCTCCTCCAACCCCTGGGACGCCGCGGGGGCCGCCAACGCGGGGCTCAAGGCGGTCTATGTAAATCGACACGGCCTGCCGCCCGAGGAGCTGGACGCGGCTCCCTACCTGGTGGTGAGGGATTTGGAGGAGCTCGCAGCAGCCCTTCTGGGCTGA